CGGTTGATCCTGGGCGCGACGAGCGAGGGCCTCGCCGGCACGATGAGTCGCGGGCAGCACATGGAGGTCGTGCGTCAGGCGCTCATCGAGGCGATCGGCGTCGACGTCGCCGTCGAAGCCCGCGCCATGACGGCCGGTGCCGCGGCGCCGTCGGGTCAGGGCGGGGGTCATCAGGGGGCGGCCAACGCTGCGCAGGCGCGCCAGACGTGGTCGTCGCCGAACGCGTCGCCCGCGGGTGAGGTGCCGAACGCGCAGCAGTCTGCGCGGGGATGGTCGTCGCCGAACGCTGCCCCCTCGGGGGCGCAGGGTTCGTCCCGACCCCCGGGGGGTGGCGGGCAGTCTGGCTCATCGGTTGGCGGGTCGTGGGGTGACGAGCCCGCGCCGCATGACGCGCCGCCCGACGACAGGTCGCAGTTCGACGAGATGGCGCAGTTCAGCGCGTCGATCGATCCTTCGTCGTCCGCCGGTGGGGCGGCTGACGGGCGTGTGAACGTGCCAGCAGGCTCTCACCGTGGCGAGGGTGTTGACGCTCGCCGCCAGGGCAGCCCGGGCCATGATGGTGGTTCGCGTGGTGCGACGCAGGATGCGTCCGGCCAGAACGCGTGGGGCGATCCCGCCTCGGGAGGAGCGCGCTCCGCTGCGCCGCAGCAGGGTCGTCAGGGCCAGGGACGCCCCGGTGGGTGGCGCGATCGCACCGGTTGGAACGGGGCGCAGGGCGGCCATGCCCGCGTCGATCCGGCGCGGGCCGGCGACCCCGCCGAGGGCGTCGCGCCGCGTGAGGCTGATTCGCCGCGCCAGGACGCAGGCCTCGCGGCTGCCGCCGCGCAGAGCAGCGCGTGGGGTTCGGATTCGCGCGGCGACTGGGGCGCGCAGGCCGGCCCGGCGCCGTCATGGGCGAACGACGACGCGTCTCCCAGCATGCGCGGAGCCGGCCACGGTTCTGCGGACGAATCCTCGCGGAACCAGGGATCGGCCAACGGCGCCTCGAACAGGGGCGACGCGTCCGGTGGCGTCGCGAGGGTGGGCGCGAATCCTTCGGGGCGCTCGGCCGAGGCGTCGCCGGCTGACAACGGCGGCCCGAGCAGCGGCGTCGGTGCCAGTGGTGTCGACGACAGTGCGGGTGCGCCCTCGAGCGCGGGGGAGCCCATTCCTGACTGGATGGAGGACGAGCCCGAGACCGACGTCGAGGCCGTCTACGATCCGCTGCCGCCTCGTTCGGGCGAGAGCGATCGAGCCGGTGCTCGCGAGCGCGCCGGCGATGGGCAGGCCGAGGCGGCCCACGACTCGGCGGCGGCGGGCAGCGTTGCGCCTGCGCCGCAGCCGACGCAGGGCGCCGTCGACGACGGGCGCGCGCTGACGCCGCGTCAGCGCGCCGAGAAGGCGGCGCGGGAGGCCGCGCAGCGTCAGGAGGATGCCGAGCGGGGCGGGCGCGGCCGCTTCGATGATGCGTCGGCGAGCGTCGACGACGAGGACATCGAGAACTCCGACGCCGTCGGGCTGCCGATCATCAAGTCGGTACTGGGCGGCACGGTCATCAAGGAAGAAGGCCCTGACGCGAACTGACCTGACGCGGGCTGACGAAAGTCGTGGCAGCGCTGCGTGGCGCGACCGTCACGGATGCCAGGCCTTGGCCCGGGTTCTACCGGGCCGTAGGGCACGGGCCGGCTCGCGGGGCGCGTCAGCACAAGCGGGATGCGACGGCGACATGCCAGCAAGAGCAGGACGCGACAAAGACGCGGCAGTGAGAGCGGGCCGCCGCACGGGAGACGCGTCAGCAAGAACCAGTCACGCGGGAGACGTCAGCAAGAGCGGGGCGCGATGGAGAGTGGGCGAGTGAGAAGAATGATGGGACGCATGGGACGAGCAGGGTTCGCCTTCAGGATCGACACGGCGTTGGCGCCGCATGAGGCATGGCGGCGCGTCGTCGACGTGTCGGCGCACGGCGAGGTCGTGCCGTTCACCACGGGTCACGGGCCGGCGCCCGAGGACGCAGTCGTCGGGTCGCGCTACGTCGCGCGGACACGGCTCGGGCCGCTTGGCTTCGACGACGTCATGGTCGTCCGGGAGATAGAAGCCGGGCGGCGCGTCGTGTTCGAGAAGGTCGGTCGCCTCCTCGGCGGTGTCGTGACGGTCGAGATCACCCCGGTGCGCCGGGCCGCCGGGCCCGACGGCGAGCGGGGCCTCGACGGCGGTGCGCAGGTCGTCTGGGCACAGAGCATCACCCTGCCGTGGGTGCCGGTCCGGCTGCGTCCCGTCGCCGCTGTCGTCACTTGCGCGGCCGCGCCCGCCATCGGCGCGGGCTATCGCCGGGTGGTGACGAAGCTGCTCGATCCGCACCGCTGACCTACGCCCCGCGCGCTCGATTGGGGTTGTCACCGGTGACGCGTAGGCTTGCCGATCGTGTATGAAGGCGTGGTTCAAGACCTCATCGACGAGCTCGGTCGGCTGCCCGGTGTCGGGCCGAAGTCGGCGCAGCGCATCGCGTTCCACCTGCTCGAGGCGGATGCCGATGACGTTCAGCGTCTCGCGGAGGTGCTGCTCAAGGTCAAGGAGACAGTGCACTTCTGCGAGGTGTGCTTCAACGTCGCCGAGACGAACCTGTGTCGTGTGTGCGCCGACCCGCAGCGCAACCCGGCGCTCATCTGCATCGTCGAGGAGAGCAAGGACGTCGTCGCGATCGAACGCACCCGCGAGTTCCGCGGGCGCTACCACGTGCTCGGCGGTGCGTTGAACCCGATCGAGGGCGTCGGCCCGGGCGACCTGCACATCACCGAGCTCATGGCGCGCCTCAGCGACACGTCGCTCGAGGAGATCATCATCGCGACCAACCCGAACCACACGGGTGAGGCGACGGCGAGCTACCTCGCGCGCCTCATCGGACCGATGGGCGTGACGGTGAGCCGCCTCGCATCCGGCCTGCCTGTCGGCGGCGATCTCGAATACGCCGACGAGGTGACGCTCGGCCGTGCCTTCGAGGGCCGCCGCGTCCTCGTGTTCTGACGCCCCGTGATGTGACGCATCCTTCGTCGCGGGCGTGCCGCCTCGACGAACATGAGTTCGGCCCGACGAATACGAGCGAAATGGTCGAACACGAGCGGCAGATCGCTCAGGTTCGACCATTCCGCTCGTACGGGCCGACAGCTGGTCATATGGCGCCCGTCGCGGCCGCAGAACCAGTATCTGAGCGCTCAGCGAGCCTGCAGGGCGCAGTGCCTAGACTCGCCGTGACCGACCGAAGTCGACCCCCGGAGCAACACCGTGAGCCTGATCGTCCAGAAGTACGGCGGTTCGTCCCTCGCCGACGCCGACAGCATCAAGCGTGTCGCGCGACGCATCGTCGACACGAAGAAGGCGGGCAACAGCGTCGTCGTTGTGGTCTCCGCGATGGGCGACACGACGGACGAGCTGCTCGACCTCGCCGCGCAGGTCAGCCCCGCGCCGCAGGCGCGCGAGATGGACATGCTGCTGACGGCGGGGGAGCGCATGTCGATGGCGCTCGTCTCCATGGCCATCGCGAACCTCGGCCATTCGGCGCGCAGCTACACCGGCAGCCAGGCGGGCGTCATCACCGACGAGGTGCACGGCAGGGCGAAGATCATCGACGTGACGCCCGGCCGCATCCAGCGGGCCGTCGACGAGGGGCACATCGTCATCGTCGCCGGGTTCCAGGGCGTCAGCCAGAGCACGAACGAGATCACGACGCTCGGACGCGGCGGTTCGGACACGACGGCCGTCGCGCTCGCCGCCGCCATCAAGGCCGACGTGTGCGAGATCTACACCGACGTCGACGGCATCTTCACCGCCGACCCGCGC
This region of Dermacoccus nishinomiyaensis genomic DNA includes:
- a CDS encoding SRPBCC family protein, which codes for MGRAGFAFRIDTALAPHEAWRRVVDVSAHGEVVPFTTGHGPAPEDAVVGSRYVARTRLGPLGFDDVMVVREIEAGRRVVFEKVGRLLGGVVTVEITPVRRAAGPDGERGLDGGAQVVWAQSITLPWVPVRLRPVAAVVTCAAAPAIGAGYRRVVTKLLDPHR
- the recR gene encoding recombination mediator RecR, whose protein sequence is MYEGVVQDLIDELGRLPGVGPKSAQRIAFHLLEADADDVQRLAEVLLKVKETVHFCEVCFNVAETNLCRVCADPQRNPALICIVEESKDVVAIERTREFRGRYHVLGGALNPIEGVGPGDLHITELMARLSDTSLEEIIIATNPNHTGEATASYLARLIGPMGVTVSRLASGLPVGGDLEYADEVTLGRAFEGRRVLVF